A single Argentina anserina chromosome 7, drPotAnse1.1, whole genome shotgun sequence DNA region contains:
- the LOC126802291 gene encoding probable long-chain-alcohol O-fatty-acyltransferase 1 yields MEGEFGNFIQVLISIFVCICYSYSLGKIVPKGKTRLLCVVPVVSLFLYLPLCLSSVHLGGATAFFISWLGSFKLLLFAFGKGPLATDPSISIGRFVAIACLPIEIEEDPPPKPQNTHIKANTSLSQSHLNGENGNTPHPRSTKSTTLNHVIKGFLLAILIGILYYSEHFHPNLILVLHCLYIYLLLEFLLAMVGVLARALLGLKLKPHFNEPYLSTSLQDF; encoded by the coding sequence ATGGAAGGTGAATTTGGCAACTTCATTCAGGTATTAATTTCAATATTTGTGTGCATATGCTATTCCTACTCTCTTGGCAAAATAGTCCCCAAAGGTAAAACCAGGCTCCTTTGTGTTGTTCCAGTTGTGTCTCTCTTCTTGTACCTCCCTCTTTGCCTCTCTTCTGTACATCTTGGAGGTGCAACTGCTTTCTTCATTTCATGGCTTGGCAGCTTCAAGCTTCTTCTTTTCGCCTTCGGCAAAGGTCCTTTGGCTACAGACCCTTCAATATCCATTGGACGCTTCGTGGCCATTGCTTGCCTCCCTATCGAAATCGAAGAAGACCCACCTCCAAAACCTCAAAACACCCACATTAAAGCCAACACCTCTCTATCACAATCCCATCTGAATGGCGAAAATGGGAACACTCCACATCCCCGAAGCACGAAATCAACAACCCTGAACCATGTAATCAAGGGCTTTCTTTTGGCCATTCTAATAGGAATCCTATATTATAGTGAGCATTTCCATCCAAACCTCATCTTAGTCCTTCATTGCCTTTACATATATCTCCTCCTAGAGTTCCTCCTAGCCATGGTAGGAGTCCTGGCAAGAGCCCTTTTGGGGTTGAAGCTCAAGCCCCACTTCAATGAGCCCTACCTCTCCACATCATTACAAGACTTCTAG